In Dolichospermum flos-aquae CCAP 1403/13F, the following proteins share a genomic window:
- a CDS encoding DUF4351 domain-containing protein, whose amino-acid sequence MSEVTANYDQSWKEALNEYFESFLAFFFPVAHQAIDWTKTPESLDKELQEITASGETKNRITDKLYKVWLLDQTQVWILIHIEIQSQYDVNFEERMYIYNYRAFDLYHQFVVSVAILGDTSPSWRPNSYNRAMLDCELNLKFPIAKILDYESKWDELERSDNPFAIIVMAHLKTKATTSNLAEREKWKWILIRGLYDRGFTKEKVIKLFKIIDTMMTLPKQLQAGLVTKIKHFEEERKMPLISPTEQLAMERGEQQLIIRQINRRVGEIELSLIDSIRRLTIDKLELLGEALLDFSSVTDLEQWLQNNPDA is encoded by the coding sequence ATGAGTGAAGTAACAGCAAATTATGATCAATCATGGAAAGAAGCATTAAATGAATATTTTGAAAGCTTCCTAGCATTTTTCTTTCCTGTAGCCCATCAAGCAATAGATTGGACAAAAACCCCTGAATCTTTAGATAAAGAACTGCAAGAAATTACAGCTTCAGGAGAAACCAAAAACCGAATTACCGATAAACTGTATAAAGTTTGGTTATTAGATCAAACTCAAGTATGGATTTTAATCCACATAGAAATTCAGAGTCAATATGATGTCAACTTTGAAGAACGGATGTACATTTATAATTACCGAGCCTTCGACCTTTATCACCAATTTGTAGTAAGTGTAGCAATTTTAGGTGATACAAGTCCTAGTTGGCGACCAAATAGTTATAATAGAGCTATGTTGGATTGTGAATTAAATTTAAAATTCCCCATAGCTAAAATCCTTGATTATGAATCAAAGTGGGATGAACTAGAAAGGAGCGATAATCCCTTTGCTATCATAGTCATGGCACATTTAAAGACTAAAGCCACCACCAGTAATTTAGCAGAAAGGGAGAAATGGAAATGGATATTAATTAGAGGACTTTATGACCGGGGCTTCACAAAAGAGAAAGTTATTAAGTTATTTAAAATCATCGACACAATGATGACTTTACCTAAACAATTACAAGCAGGATTGGTTACTAAAATTAAACATTTCGAGGAGGAAAGAAAAATGCCTTTAATTAGCCCAACAGAACAACTAGCTATGGAACGGGGAGAGCAACAGCTAATTATACGACAAATAAATCGGCGAGTTGGTGAAATTGAATTATCCTTGATTGACTCAATTCGTAGATTAACAATTGATAAATTAGAATTATTGGGTGAGGCTCTGTTAGATTTTTCTTCTGTTACTGATTTAGAACAATGGTTACAAAATAACCCAGATGCTTGA
- a CDS encoding type II toxin-antitoxin system HicB family antitoxin, which produces MTLNNYNFNGFTINLYIDEQGDWLAHFQEIPNISAFGDTPEEALQELKLAWELVKEDYQQKGKEIPFAPVRRKLYSS; this is translated from the coding sequence ATGACTTTAAATAATTATAATTTTAATGGCTTTACAATTAATTTATATATTGATGAACAAGGAGATTGGTTAGCACATTTCCAAGAAATACCTAACATTTCAGCTTTTGGTGATACTCCTGAAGAAGCTTTGCAAGAACTAAAATTAGCCTGGGAGTTAGTGAAGGAAGATTATCAACAAAAGGGTAAAGAAATTCCCTTTGCTCCTGTGCGTAGAAAATTGTACTCTTCATGA
- a CDS encoding type II toxin-antitoxin system HicA family toxin, with amino-acid sequence MTKKEKLWQKANNSPENLTFDEFETLLIQNGWEFSRQKGSHRLWYSPNGQPLPIQPRKDGKAKLYQIQQFFEYQEGNQ; translated from the coding sequence ATGACTAAAAAAGAAAAACTATGGCAAAAAGCTAACAATAGTCCAGAAAATCTAACTTTTGATGAATTTGAAACTCTCCTCATTCAGAATGGGTGGGAATTTAGTCGTCAAAAAGGAAGTCATCGTTTATGGTATTCACCGAATGGACAACCTTTACCAATTCAACCTCGTAAAGATGGAAAAGCAAAACTCTATCAAATTCAGCAGTTTTTTGAATATCAAGAGGGAAATCAGTAA
- a CDS encoding type II toxin-antitoxin system VapC family toxin gives MIESLYLDTSIIGYLTIRPSTNLITASNSVITQNWWDTRRENFTLYISEVVLEELARGDQEIVTKRLDLISELPLLALNEAVEELAQQFLTKSNLPPKASDDALHIALATVYKVDYLLTWNCKHIANAQIQKKLSQVSIQSGYELPTICTPYELMGD, from the coding sequence ATGATTGAAAGTCTATATCTTGATACCAGTATTATTGGCTATCTAACAATTAGACCAAGCACTAATCTAATTACTGCTTCAAATTCAGTAATTACACAAAATTGGTGGGATACTCGTCGGGAAAATTTTACTCTATATATCTCGGAAGTAGTTTTAGAAGAATTAGCCAGAGGAGATCAAGAAATAGTTACTAAACGACTGGATCTAATCAGTGAATTACCATTATTAGCACTCAATGAAGCAGTGGAAGAATTAGCCCAGCAATTTCTAACAAAAAGCAATCTTCCTCCTAAAGCGTCTGATGATGCCTTGCATATTGCCTTAGCCACTGTTTATAAAGTAGATTATTTGTTAACATGGAACTGTAAACATATTGCCAATGCACAAATCCAGAAAAAACTCTCACAAGTTAGTATTCAATCTGGATATGAACTACCAACGATTTGTACACCTTATGAACTTATGGGAGATTAA
- a CDS encoding DUF1868 domain-containing protein: MDDNYQTYLNRVAHMTLPEAYKTQIQHIQESSKFRVHAGVRVATPFPGYTLITPPAAEDLKNAAFYGQIEAYQRQLLELPIGGDLIVPVPAVSFHLTVADLIWDSAFHHACTKNPQFAEDLNSQLAEMFQQYQQLMTKGSPISWQMLGLIVMPRAVGVCLVPKDKRSYEEIIQFRRIIYQNRKLMGLGIEQHYHFTAHVTLGYFSEIPSELDRVNLNTMFCEFNQSLPLDTPDFLIDKVELRKFDNMIRYYRQPDWPSLDF, from the coding sequence TTGGACGACAACTACCAAACCTATTTAAATCGGGTAGCACACATGACGCTACCAGAAGCTTACAAAACCCAGATTCAGCATATTCAGGAATCTTCTAAATTTCGGGTTCATGCTGGAGTCAGAGTTGCTACACCCTTTCCAGGCTATACGCTGATTACCCCACCAGCAGCAGAAGACCTGAAAAACGCTGCTTTCTACGGTCAAATAGAAGCCTATCAACGGCAATTATTAGAGCTACCCATTGGTGGTGATTTGATTGTACCTGTTCCTGCTGTTAGTTTTCATCTGACGGTGGCAGATTTAATTTGGGATAGTGCTTTTCATCATGCTTGTACAAAAAATCCCCAATTTGCTGAAGATTTGAATTCTCAGTTGGCTGAGATGTTTCAACAATATCAACAATTGATGACAAAGGGATCTCCTATATCTTGGCAAATGTTGGGGTTGATTGTGATGCCCAGGGCTGTAGGTGTGTGTTTAGTACCAAAGGATAAACGTTCTTATGAGGAAATTATTCAGTTCCGACGGATAATTTATCAAAATCGCAAATTAATGGGCTTGGGTATTGAGCAGCATTATCATTTTACGGCTCATGTAACATTGGGGTATTTTAGCGAAATTCCCTCAGAGTTAGATCGGGTAAATCTGAATACAATGTTTTGTGAGTTTAATCAATCATTGCCGTTAGATACTCCAGATTTTCTCATTGATAAGGTGGAATTACGAAAATTTGATAATATGATCCGCTATTATCGTCAACCAGACTGGCCGAGTTTGGATTTTTAA
- the holA gene encoding DNA polymerase III subunit delta gives MPIYVYWGEDDFAMEKAVVTLRDRILDPLWTSFNYTSFPADQPDSIVQALNQAMTPPFGSGGRFVWLINTTLGQNCPEPILAELQRTLKVIPPDSTLLLTSRNKPDERLKSTKLLKQFATISEFPLIPPWKTELLVQSVQQAAQTVGIKISPLVAELLAESVGNDTRLLYNELEKLRLYTEGSGKPLDVNTVSELVRNTTQNTLQLATAIRTGDTPKALGILGDLSNAAEPGLRIVATLIGQFRTWLLVKMMMDSGERNPQAIAQGAEISNPKRIYFLQQEVKSLPLQQLISALPLLLELEVSLKQGASETSTLQTKVIELCQICRRI, from the coding sequence ATGCCAATATATGTTTACTGGGGCGAAGACGATTTTGCCATGGAAAAAGCCGTAGTAACTTTACGAGATCGCATCCTTGATCCCCTCTGGACTAGTTTTAACTATACCTCATTTCCCGCAGATCAACCCGATTCAATAGTCCAAGCTTTAAATCAAGCAATGACACCGCCATTCGGGTCTGGTGGGCGTTTCGTGTGGCTCATTAACACCACTCTGGGGCAAAATTGTCCAGAGCCTATCCTAGCCGAATTACAACGCACTCTCAAAGTCATCCCCCCAGATTCCACTTTACTATTAACCAGTCGCAACAAACCAGATGAACGCCTTAAAAGTACAAAACTCCTCAAGCAATTTGCTACAATTTCCGAATTTCCCCTAATTCCCCCTTGGAAAACCGAACTTTTAGTCCAATCAGTTCAACAAGCCGCTCAAACTGTCGGTATAAAAATAAGTCCCCTCGTCGCCGAACTATTAGCCGAATCAGTAGGTAACGATACCCGTCTTCTCTACAATGAACTAGAAAAATTACGTCTTTATACAGAAGGTAGTGGCAAACCTTTAGATGTGAATACAGTATCGGAATTAGTGAGAAATACCACTCAAAACACCTTACAACTAGCAACAGCCATCAGAACTGGAGACACCCCAAAAGCCTTAGGAATCTTAGGTGATCTCAGCAATGCAGCCGAACCGGGTTTACGGATAGTTGCCACACTCATAGGTCAATTTCGCACCTGGTTATTAGTAAAAATGATGATGGACAGTGGTGAACGCAACCCGCAAGCGATCGCTCAAGGTGCGGAAATCTCTAACCCCAAACGCATCTACTTCCTACAGCAAGAAGTCAAATCTCTCCCCCTACAGCAACTCATCTCTGCCTTACCACTGCTATTAGAATTAGAAGTCAGCCTCAAGCAAGGTGCATCCGAAACCTCAACCCTACAAACTAAAGTCATCGAACTTTGTCAAATATGTCGCCGCATTTAA
- a CDS encoding DUF4168 domain-containing protein yields the protein MLKIYSLHSTKRLQRILSQPLILATIATASLIFATFGFNSQGIAQTLNINNTEVTNYAKAVLGMEPVRQQAFEEIKKLIGSKDVPQVICNDPTSINALPGKAKDIAGNYCNHSQKIVEDNGLTVERFNKITLEIQNNNNLKKQLYNTLLHLQKASPSKTSK from the coding sequence ATGCTCAAAATTTACAGTCTTCATTCAACCAAACGGTTGCAGCGAATTCTCTCTCAACCCTTGATTTTGGCAACTATTGCCACTGCAAGTCTGATATTCGCGACTTTCGGCTTCAATTCCCAAGGAATCGCTCAAACCTTAAACATCAACAATACAGAAGTAACTAACTATGCAAAAGCTGTATTGGGGATGGAACCAGTCCGTCAGCAAGCCTTTGAGGAAATCAAAAAACTCATCGGTAGCAAAGATGTTCCCCAAGTGATCTGTAATGATCCTACAAGTATCAATGCACTACCTGGCAAAGCCAAAGATATTGCCGGAAATTACTGCAACCATTCTCAAAAAATAGTCGAGGATAATGGTCTTACAGTTGAAAGATTCAATAAAATCACCTTAGAAATCCAAAACAACAATAATTTAAAAAAGCAACTGTATAATACATTACTACATTTGCAAAAGGCTTCACCCTCAAAAACCTCCAAATAA
- the larE gene encoding ATP-dependent sacrificial sulfur transferase LarE, with product MSWIEKLEQLKELFTEMEQALIAYSGGVDSTLVAKIAYDVLGDRALAVTAVSPSLLPEELEDAKIQAATIGISHKIVQTQEMDNPNYTSNPVNRCYFCKSELHDTLKPLALELGYPYVVDGVNADDLHDYRPGIQAAKERGARSPLAEIGVTKAEVRQISQQLGLPWWDKPAQPCLSSRFPYGEEITIAKLQRVGRAEIYLRNLGWQNLRVRSEGDTARIELSPDKIKDFVSNTDLPTLVSAFQTWGFIYVTLDLEGYRSGKLNQVLPQIALSK from the coding sequence ATGAGTTGGATAGAAAAACTAGAGCAGTTAAAAGAGTTATTTACAGAAATGGAGCAGGCTTTAATAGCCTATTCTGGGGGGGTTGACAGTACATTAGTGGCTAAGATCGCTTATGATGTTTTAGGCGATCGCGCTTTGGCTGTAACTGCGGTTTCTCCTTCTCTATTACCAGAAGAATTAGAAGACGCAAAAATTCAAGCCGCAACTATCGGAATATCTCATAAAATTGTCCAAACACAGGAAATGGACAATCCTAATTACACATCTAACCCAGTAAATCGTTGTTATTTTTGTAAAAGTGAATTACACGACACCCTCAAACCTTTGGCTTTAGAACTAGGTTATCCCTATGTGGTAGATGGTGTAAATGCAGACGATTTACATGATTATCGTCCCGGAATTCAAGCTGCAAAAGAAAGAGGTGCGCGATCGCCTTTAGCAGAAATTGGCGTGACTAAAGCCGAAGTTCGGCAAATTTCCCAACAATTAGGTTTACCTTGGTGGGATAAACCCGCTCAACCCTGTTTAAGTTCGCGCTTTCCCTACGGTGAAGAAATTACCATAGCCAAATTGCAGCGAGTAGGAAGAGCCGAAATTTATTTGCGAAATTTAGGGTGGCAAAATTTACGAGTCCGTTCCGAAGGTGATACAGCCAGAATTGAATTATCACCAGATAAAATTAAAGATTTTGTCTCGAACACAGATTTACCAACTCTAGTATCTGCATTTCAAACTTGGGGATTTATCTATGTCACCTTAGATTTAGAAGGTTATCGTAGTGGTAAATTAAATCAGGTTTTACCTCAAATCGCTTTGAGTAAATAA
- the trmFO gene encoding FADH(2)-oxidizing methylenetetrahydrofolate--tRNA-(uracil(54)-C(5))-methyltransferase TrmFO has product MTQQPIQVIGGGLAGTEAAWQIAQAGVPVILHEMRPKRFSPAHHTENLAELVCSNSFGAMASDRAAGLLHEELRQLGSIVISKADEHAVPAGGALAVDRGQFGEDLTQTLANHPLIDFRRGEVKEIPQGIVVLASGPLTSPDLAADLQRFTGMEYLNFFDAASPIIVGDSINKDIAFMASRYDKGEAAYLNCPMNKEQYLQFRSALCQAEQTELKDFEKETAKFFEACLPIEEMARRGEDTMRYGPLKPVGLSDPRNGERNYAVIQLRQEDKAGQLWNMVGFQTNLRWGEQKRVFQMIPGLEKAEFVRLGVMHRNTFLNAPQLMSASLQFKERPTLLAAGQLIGTEGYTAASAGGWLAGTNAARLALGKEPLILPITTMMGALFEFIRSAAPKHFQPMAPNFGIVPDLGVKIKSKPEKYGRYRDRSLADLATWKMENLAV; this is encoded by the coding sequence ATGACACAACAACCGATACAAGTAATTGGCGGCGGACTGGCGGGAACAGAAGCAGCATGGCAAATAGCTCAAGCTGGTGTGCCTGTGATTCTCCACGAGATGCGCCCTAAACGCTTCAGCCCTGCCCATCATACGGAAAATTTGGCCGAATTGGTCTGTAGCAACTCTTTCGGGGCTATGGCGAGCGATCGCGCTGCCGGTCTATTACACGAAGAACTCCGCCAACTCGGTTCTATTGTCATCTCCAAAGCAGATGAACACGCAGTCCCTGCTGGTGGGGCTTTGGCGGTAGACAGAGGACAATTTGGCGAAGATCTAACCCAAACCTTAGCAAATCATCCTTTAATTGATTTCCGACGCGGTGAAGTTAAAGAAATTCCCCAAGGTATCGTTGTATTAGCTTCTGGACCTTTAACCAGTCCCGATTTAGCCGCAGATTTACAGCGATTTACGGGGATGGAATATCTCAACTTTTTTGATGCTGCGAGTCCAATTATTGTCGGAGATTCTATCAATAAAGATATTGCATTTATGGCTTCTCGTTATGATAAAGGTGAGGCAGCTTATCTAAATTGTCCGATGAATAAAGAGCAGTATTTACAATTTCGATCAGCACTTTGTCAAGCAGAACAAACAGAATTAAAAGACTTTGAAAAGGAAACAGCGAAATTTTTTGAAGCTTGTTTACCAATTGAAGAAATGGCACGCAGAGGGGAAGACACCATGCGTTATGGACCCCTCAAACCTGTGGGTTTATCTGATCCTCGCAATGGAGAACGTAACTATGCGGTAATTCAATTACGACAAGAAGATAAAGCCGGTCAACTTTGGAATATGGTCGGATTTCAAACTAATTTACGCTGGGGTGAACAAAAAAGAGTTTTTCAAATGATACCTGGATTGGAAAAAGCCGAATTTGTCAGATTAGGAGTAATGCACCGCAATACTTTTTTAAATGCACCACAGTTAATGTCTGCAAGTTTGCAATTTAAAGAACGTCCAACTTTACTAGCTGCGGGACAATTAATAGGAACAGAAGGTTATACTGCTGCATCTGCGGGAGGTTGGTTAGCGGGAACAAATGCAGCTAGATTAGCTTTAGGAAAAGAACCTCTAATTTTACCTATTACAACGATGATGGGGGCATTATTTGAGTTTATCAGATCCGCTGCACCAAAACATTTTCAACCGATGGCTCCTAATTTTGGAATTGTGCCAGATTTGGGTGTGAAAATTAAGAGTAAACCGGAAAAATACGGACGTTACCGCGATCGCTCTTTAGCAGATTTAGCAACTTGGAAAATGGAAAATTTAGCCGTTTAA
- a CDS encoding M16 family metallopeptidase, with amino-acid sequence MFPGSVIKLDNGLTFIHQEISTTPVVIADVWVRAGANLEPEPWFGMAHFLEHMIFKGTPNLLPGEFDYHIEKIGGVSNAATSHDYAHYSITTAANYLEHTLPHLGELLLNAAIPDDEFIRERDVVLEEIRSYNDDPDWVGFQSLVKNVYQQHPYGRSVLGTEPELMQHSPEAMRCFYRSYYQPENMTVVVVGGIGEKAARDLVNQTFVDFPQRDHCPQFTKIAAPVISGIRRHELILPRLEQARLIMGWKVPGVEEFRAVHGLELLSALLGEGRISRLVSDLREEKQLVQDLCCDFSLQQESSLFTITAWLESEYLERVEELICDHLQELQNQEISKPEINRIQRFLCNDYAFSTETPDQLTNFYGYYHTIANAELAVTYPQEIQSFNPQELQKLAQQYLSPANYAVTILKPC; translated from the coding sequence GTGTTTCCCGGTTCAGTTATCAAATTAGATAACGGCTTGACATTCATTCACCAAGAAATATCCACTACACCCGTAGTCATAGCTGACGTTTGGGTGCGTGCGGGAGCTAACCTAGAACCAGAACCTTGGTTTGGAATGGCACATTTTCTAGAACACATGATTTTCAAAGGTACACCAAACTTGCTGCCTGGAGAATTTGATTATCATATTGAAAAAATTGGTGGTGTGAGTAATGCCGCTACCAGCCACGATTATGCCCATTATTCGATTACAACCGCTGCTAATTACCTAGAGCATACTCTACCACATTTGGGAGAATTACTCCTGAATGCAGCCATTCCTGACGATGAATTTATCAGAGAACGGGATGTGGTGCTAGAAGAAATCCGTTCTTACAACGATGATCCTGATTGGGTAGGTTTTCAATCTCTTGTTAAAAATGTTTACCAACAGCACCCTTACGGACGTTCTGTATTGGGAACTGAGCCAGAATTAATGCAGCATTCCCCCGAAGCTATGCGCTGTTTTTATCGCAGTTATTACCAACCAGAAAATATGACTGTGGTTGTGGTGGGGGGAATTGGTGAAAAAGCTGCGAGGGACTTGGTAAACCAGACATTTGTAGATTTTCCGCAACGTGATCATTGTCCCCAATTTACCAAAATTGCAGCACCGGTAATTTCAGGAATTCGTCGTCATGAGTTAATTTTACCTAGACTGGAACAAGCGCGGTTAATTATGGGTTGGAAAGTGCCAGGAGTAGAAGAATTTCGGGCTGTTCATGGTTTAGAATTATTATCAGCACTGTTAGGAGAAGGGAGAATTTCTCGATTAGTATCTGATTTGCGGGAAGAAAAGCAACTTGTTCAAGACTTATGCTGTGATTTCTCTTTACAACAAGAATCAAGTTTATTTACAATTACGGCTTGGTTAGAATCAGAATATCTGGAACGCGTTGAAGAGTTGATTTGTGATCATTTACAAGAATTGCAAAATCAAGAAATTAGCAAGCCAGAAATAAATCGTATTCAGAGGTTTTTATGTAATGATTATGCCTTTTCTACAGAAACACCAGATCAGCTAACTAATTTTTATGGTTATTATCATACCATTGCTAACGCTGAATTAGCTGTTACCTATCCCCAAGAAATCCAGTCTTTCAATCCGCAAGAACTGCAAAAATTAGCTCAACAA